The DNA sequence CCAACAATCAATAATGACAATGTACATAATCGAGCTCGGTTAtgctattaaaatatttcttctaaGCCTACCTTTTCGGTAGATCTTTACAAAGATTTCTTCTAAGCCTACCTTTTCGATAGATCTTTACAAAGATTTCTTACCTTTTCGGTAGATCTTTACGACTCACAAATTCATCGTAGGagatttccattttcttgtttACAGGGTAAGCTGTAAGCTGGACGTCGTCGTCATTCACTAATGGAGTAGAGAAATTTTTGGAGATAATACCACTTGGAATTACTCTTTTATTGGCTACTGTTTGTGTGGTATGTCaataatttagaaagaaaaagggaaaagaaggaaaaatctcGTGTCCCCAATATCTGGCTCTCTGCCTATTTGTTTGAAAGTGGGACCTCACAACTCACAGGCATCCCAAGGCCAATGGGAGAATCCAATGCGAGTGTGCCCTGAACTTGATTGGTATCGTCCAAGGGCCCTTGTCCTTTTCAACTGCAAGCCAATTTATACAGACAAATTTGAGAACATGGGGGAGCTATGGCGATCATGGAAAAACTCGAACCCAATGTATAACCAATAGCTAAATGACTTCAACAAATCTTCCCTCATCTTACAGATtcttttagtttgaatttccATCCACCAATAGTATCTGTCATATATAGTATTCAAAAAGAACNaaaaaaaaaaaaaaaaaaaaaaaaaaaaaaaaaaaaaaaaaaaaaaaaaaaaaaaaaaagagtatgaTAAGAGGAAGTGGGCATGAGATCTTGATAAGGTACATTTGGCTTGATCTTCAACCTATGATTTCCTTTGCTACTATCATTACCTattggtaaataaataacaatagtATTCATTATAATGTGTAGAggaaagaataagaaatacGATATCTCTACCGGAGAAAAGGGTCGAAACCCGACGATGATATTTGCAGGCAGCAGCATTCCATGAACATAAACCACTTGTAACAGAAGCTCAGCCTGCAGGATGTCATGACtctaaagaaaattatgatGAGATTCATATATGAATAGGAATCCTCAGCAAAATTGCAAGTCCTAAACGTGTCGTGACTCACGTGGACACACACAAGCTACTCGGGAAAAATTTACAATCCCAAGAAAACAAATCATACAAACAAGTTTATTTGAGACGACATATTAGTTATAATGAATGCTTGCACACGGTGATGGTGGTGGATATGGTGTTTTCCATATAATTATCATCTACAAGAATTTACAGATGACATCCCAAATTAGCATTGGCGTGGTATACCTGCAGGAACACCAAAGAGACACCTCAGACATGTTCAATTCTGTCgactctttttcattttcattcccaaaataaaagtttaatccAGGCCTCAACATGTTACATCATGCTCAGGCCAATAGAAACTCGCCTCCGCACTAAATGGAAAAAACTACactcaaatattattatgtttgtTGTGAATACAGGCCAAGAAACGCACTCTAGTAGTTTTTAGCATAGATGTGTGGGTGCGTGCGTAACTGCCCACCATCATAACAGTGCATAAACCTGGACAAACTAAAACTAAACTGGAACTAGTAAATTCAGTCGTCTTTCTGATGCAAAACACTACGGATGTTATTATTACCATTCAGAGCAGCAAGATAAACACGCTTCTCTGGGAGCCCAATATCCGAAAGCAGCATATTTCCCTGCAGAAGAGAACAGTTGCCATAACTTATCCACATACATCACATTCAGATAGGGcgttgaaatatttaaaagggATTCAGAAAGGTCTCGAAGTTTTCGACATTGTCCTCGTTGCCTTTTAAGAGGCATGTTTAGTTAAAATCTCTGATCACTCTCCTATATGAATATGGTACAACGAAAGAGAAATCATACCTCTTTGGCCATAAACCTTCTGATATTACCAGCATAAAGCTTAGGATCATCCTTTTCTTCTTGTGATGGGACGTAGACAGGCAATCTTATTACCTCCAAGTGATTTACAAATTGACAgagaagaagtaaaaaatgacgCCCCTGCGAATAGCAATTCAAACATATCTTAAAGTGGGGTCTTGAAACCTTTACAGTATAAGAATTGCAACCACAAACGAGTTGGTTCAACAATTTTAAGTAAAAGCAACAAACTCATACAAGGCTATGGGTTCAAACCATGTAGCTACTAAAAATGTTCAATAGTTAGAAATTACAACatcaaaagtaaagtaaaaaGGTTAAGTAGTTATCTTGTGGGATTAGTTAGGTGGTAAACAATCATGGTTATCCTGACAAGAGGGGAAAAATCAGTTGTAAGCCATTAGTAATTTAGATTAAAAGATAGatagattatttttatacCACTCAAGCTTCTAAATGTTCCAATTACCAATCGAACATGCAATAGTTCACTACTAAAAAATTCATTGAAAACTTCTTACATCATTATACCAGAGTCTGGTAGTTAGCTCATAAGAACTGTAGGCCTTACGAGAAACTTCACAATCAGAATATTTAACAGATATACTCAATGAATTATAGCATTTAAGAAAATAGTACTGCACCACCCAAATGGATGATGTTACTTTCACTTAACTAATtctctttaaaatattttaagaagaaaacttcaaaggaaaaagtaaaataaaatagaaagcCTTACTCCAGCCATTGATTCCCAGGCCAAACTAAATCTCTGATACGGATATCTTAAAATCAATGGAAGAACAGGAGCTTTCGACAAAAATGCCCCCGTTTTGAATGGTAGGAGATACTCCCCATTGGTAGTTGTTCCTTCtgtagaaaaaataataacatataaAACAACTTGGACAATTAACAAACACATGcaaaaatgttaatataacTTTATCGGTGTTCATATACTTTTATTGCtaaataaaacatgaaattttttattagctTGAAAGCTCACCTTTCAAGATAATTATTACTCATTAGTCCTGACCTCTGATAAAGGAAGCAGCAATTTGGCCACAATAAAATGTACACTCTTTAGCAGTGATAATTGGCAATTTTTAATAACCATCATTCAAATCAGTGCacctttatatttaattctaaattttaaaatgggagATATTGGAGATTTGTTTTTAAGTTACATCActcttatattaaaatattctaaacaTGTCCTCTTACTCAAAAATTTTCATCTATCTTGCTCGCTaattttgcatgtcaatctcTGAGGAAACCTACATTTTAATCATTCCATAAAAAATCAGACGCCAAAAGAATAAGGCTTTTTGCCCCAGCAGTTCTTATCCCCTCATGTACAAAATTATAGCCGAAGTTTTGGCTGAAGAGCTCAAAAAACTCTCCCCTTCATTTCCTCTTCCCAATGTCCTTTCATGGAAGAGAAACAAATTAATGATTCTTGTCTAGTGGCTAATGATCCTATTGATGATTTagttaagaacaaaaaaggacATTGTCTTCAAGTTTGACCTTGACAGAGTTGATGGAACTTCCTTTTTGCAATTTTGGAGACCAAAAGGTCTTAGGAAATGGACTCTCACCATCAAGAGCAAATCAAAAGAGGATCCAGACCCCCCTTCCCTTTGCTGTTGCTTTAATGTGGGGATACAATGTTGTCTAGATTTCTCACCTCCAATTTGCTGATGACAAATTTTAGGAGTTTTTGGATCTAAACAGAACCCTCTCTAAAACAAAGCTCAATGGTTGTTCCTAATAAACCCTTGCCCACATGTTTAATTGCTTTGGTTGTCTATGGAGGAGTGGCCCCGTTCTTCTTGAGGCTTATGTCTAAATGTCAACCCTCGCAAAGCTTTAGGAACTTGATCATTGAAAGAATTATTTGCAAGCTTGATATGTGGAAGAAAACTCTTCTCCCGTAAGAGAAGTAAGCTCACCCTTATCCAAGCCATCCTCCCAATCTTCTAGCCTTACCAAACGTTTCTTCTCAAAATGCCAAGCACTGTTAGAAAGATCCTAAAGAACTACCGCATATAAAGGTGGCTTCCATCTTATTCTTTGGCACAAAGTTTGGCCTCCCTATCTCTCAAGATGGCGTCAAAACTGGAAACATTGAAAACAAGAATTTGGCTCTCTTCTCTAAATGAATTTGGAGATTTCCATGAAGGAAGTCTTCCTTTGGCACAAACTTATTGCTCTGAAGTATGGcagtgaaagaaaaaaaggttggAGGACTTCTTTACCcccaacataaaatataatagagGCCCTCCAAAAATTTCCTTCATCCTGGAAAACAGAAACGAAGTAGGATTTAGGAAGATAGTTGGATAAGAATTTAGGAAGATAGTTGGGTAAGAATTTAGGAAGATAGTTGGTGGGCTCCTGCCCTCTTTCAGCGTCTTTCCCAAGACTTTATAATCTCTCTAATGGGAAAAAAACTCAGCACCGACCAAATCTGAAACAACCACTTGGGCAAGAATTTTAGCCTTAGAATAGATCTTTACGACCTTGAAGTCCAAGAATGGGTCCCTCTCAGATGATAGCTGGTCTTGAAATTGACTTTCAGGCACAGGCAACTCCTTTAGCAAGTCTTCAATACGAATCTCCCCATTCTCAACCTAAATCACTGCAAAGCTATTTGAAAAGGCCTTTGCCAAAAGGGTGGAGGTATTTGTTTGGGGAGCTCTCTCTTGTTTGCATAAACAATCGAGACAAGATTCAAGTAAGTGCAGAACATCAACACCACCTCATTTTTCACTTTCCCCAAAGCTTGGAACTTCTGGAAAGCTATCTTTGGAACCTTCAATTGGTCTACTCCGAAAAAATGACATTGACTCTTATTTTGGAAGGGCATCCATTTGAAAAGGAAGTCGAGATTTTGTGACTCACTTTCatcagaattttttttatggaccTTATGACTTAGAAATAGTAGAGTTTGTCTATACTAAGAGATTGCTTTTAGCTTTTTAATCTCTCATTTTTGGCCACTAGGTGTAAGTGAAATAATTCCTTCGGTAACTACTCTATTAATACATTTGACCCTTGGAAGGACTCTCCCCTTGTTGTTCCGTGTCAttaaatctattaaattttcataatttattttattttatttatataaaaaaggtAATTTGCAGGgctaaataaaagaattattattattattttttaaacagtTATTAGTTCAGGCATTTTGATTCTCTTAGGTTAAAGGGGCAAGCATAAAAGACGACATTAAGAAACCTGGAAAAAGCATCATCATGGGAGCAGAGCTATTCTTCACAGCTTCTCGAATTCTTTCACTCACAACACCTATAAACAACAGTGTAATAAGTATCTGGAGACCAGATGCAGAATTAAAGATGAACATTAGTTGAGAAACATTTTGTGGGACTAATATCCTCGATTGAACTCTAATGCAACGATCATGCAATATTGAGAATTTGCAGTAAGATTGTGTAAACGATGATGGTTTCCTATGTTATCTTGAAACACTTCACTAGCCCAAATGAGTGACTAGATAGCCAATAGTATGAACGAGTCTCTCTAAATAAGTTTCAAAAAGCAACaacaatcaaaagaaaatgtcaaagATGATTGAAAGTGAGAGCACGACGCACCTGAAACACCCTTGGATTCAGTTGTCTTTGACTCTCGTTGAACATAAACACAGCCAAGGCACTTGCTGTCACAAACAACAACAGGTAAACTTAAGAGCTATAAAACATCAAACAGGGctaaatttttggattttcctctaaattttaaagctAAATCGATTCAATGAAACAAATATTTGGAAACTAGAGATTGGAAGATGtacccaaaagagaaaaattctTACCTGATAATACCAACTAGAGGAAGTTTAGCCACTGATCTCTTcagccaaaaagaaaaaagaaaaaaaaagaagaaaaattgaggATCAGAAAAGCCAACCCAAAGATGAACTGAACTGTAAAGTCATACATATTGTCAGTATAATTATGCcaaaatttgtttgaacaAACCTTAGCAACAAAGCtgggaaaggaagaagacatATGATACAAAATATCCAAATATGATACATGGTTGCTGATGATAACCCCCGGTCTTTCAGACTCTTGGGAATTCTCTTGCCCCTCGTTCTAAACATCAAAGAAGAggtaaaaacaaataacaatgAACACCAAAACAAGCTCAAAGATCAAGAGGTGAAGATATGTATGAACTGACGAGGCATACGAGAAAGCAGAACCGAACAATGGCGGAGTCTCaacttggaaaatataaaagcaCACCTCGTTAGTTGACTTGTTCTCATTCGGTGGGATTCGATTAACTTCCGAAATCCAATAAAACCCTAACACGAATAACATAGCTCTGGACACGAATCTTCCAGACCAAACAATCACGGACCTCCTCCATCCCACCATATGCGCGTAATCCTCCTGCTCATCCGTCTCCCTATTTGGATCATAAAGCAACGTACAAATTCTGCAAATCATGTAATAGAGAAACAGCAAACTCATTCCAAAAACCACTCGTATGGGAACGATCGTAATGAGCGCCATTCCGAGCAGCACCTTCTCCATCCACGGCAGCTCCCCTCGGCCCATGGTCCCGTAAGCATCTCGACGTGAAAACGGAGCATATTTGAGGTGGATATCGTCGGAATCCTGGTCGGCGACGGCGCCAGAATCGGGGTTCAACAATGGGCGATCATCCCTGGCAGAGGATTCATCGGATGCGTTGGATTGGGGTGGGTCGAACCT is a window from the Cucurbita pepo subsp. pepo cultivar mu-cu-16 chromosome LG07, ASM280686v2, whole genome shotgun sequence genome containing:
- the LOC111798346 gene encoding lysophospholipid acyltransferase LPEAT1-like isoform X1: MASELQQLRFDPPQSNASDESSARDDRPLLNPDSGAVADQDSDDIHLKYAPFSRRDAYGTMGRGELPWMEKVLLGMALITIVPIRVVFGMSLLFLYYMICRICTLLYDPNRETDEQEDYAHMVGWRRSVIVWSGRFVSRAMLFVLGFYWISEVNRIPPNENKSTNENEGQENSQESERPGVIISNHVSYLDILYHMSSSFPSFVAKRSVAKLPLVGIISKCLGCVYVQRESKTTESKGVSGVVSERIREAVKNSSAPMMMLFPEGTTTNGEYLLPFKTGAFLSKAPVLPLILRYPYQRFSLAWESMAGGRHFLLLLCQFVNHLEVIRLPVYVPSQEEKDDPKLYAGNIRRFMAKEGNMLLSDIGLPEKRVYLAALNGNNNIRSVLHQKDD
- the LOC111798346 gene encoding lysophospholipid acyltransferase LPEAT1-like isoform X2, with amino-acid sequence MASELQQLRFDPPQSNASDESSARDDRPLLNPDSGAVADQDSDDIHLKYAPFSRRDAYGTMGRGELPWMEKVLLGMALITIVPIRVVFGMSLLFLYYMICRICTLLYDPNRETDEQEDYAHMVGWRRSVIVWSGRFVSRAMLFVLGFYWISEVNRIPPNENKSTNENEGQENSQESERPGVIISNHVSYLDILYHMSSSFPSFVAKRSVAKLPLVGIISKCLGCVYVQRESKTTESKGVSGVVSERIREAVKNSSAPMMMLFPEGTTTNGEYLLPFKTGAFLSKAPVLPLILRYPYQRFSLAWESMAGGRHFLLLLCQFVNHLEVIRLPVYVPSQEEKDDPKLYAGNIRRFMAKEGNMLLSDIGLPEKRVYLAALNGIPRQC